gtgtgtgtgtgtgtgtgtgtgatgttgaggtgtgtgtgtgtgtgtgtgatgctgaggtgtgtgtgtgtgtgtcatgctgaggtgtgtgtgtgtgtgtgtgtgatgttgaggtgtgtgtgtgtgtgtgtgatgctgaagtgtgagtgtgtgtgtcatgctgaggtgtgagagagtgatgctgaggtgtgtgtgtgagagagtgatgctgaggtgtgtgtgatgctgaggtgtgtgtgtgtgtgtgtgtgtgatgttgaggtgtgtgtgcgtgtgtgtgatgctgaggtgtgtgtgtgatgctgaggtgtgtgtgtgatgctgaggtgtgtgtgtgtgtgatgctgaggtgtgtgtgtgtgtgtgatgctgaggtgtgtgtgtgtgtgatgctgaggtgtgtgtgtgtgtgtgtgtgtgttcgtactCTTGGCCTTCTTAGCGTTGTATTCTGCCAGACGCTCCTCTTTGATTCTGGCTGCCTCTGCACtttcctagagagagagagagagttagctCATTAGCTGTGGCATTATGGGATGCAGCATCCAGTGTTGCCATAGAAACGAGGGACGACGGTCACCTCCTCGTCGGAGCCGAACAGGTCGATgtcatcgtcgtcatcatcCTTAGAGACAGCAGAGGGGGCGGAGTTAGAGGTGCTGTCAGCCACGCCCACCGGACCGTACTGACCCAGAGGCTTCTTCACTCCTGGAAGACTTTGGGGGGACAAACAACATGTAGAGGATTAGACTCCGCCCCCTGCCCCGCCCCCTGCCCCGCCCCCTGCCCCTGGTGTACGGTGCGTTGTGTTtcaggagcagagagaagtgAAGGATGAAACACAGCTCAGTCCAGATGATCAGATCAAACAGTGACATCACACAGTCAGCCGAAAGATGGTGATGAGATCATCATGTGACCTGgaccagacacacactgaccctcCCGGTATGTCTTGATGTggttgaaccccccccccccccccacctcacctGCCCCTCTGGTAGGTCTTGATGTGGTTGAACCAGCGTAGAGCATGGCAAAGTTCagctgggggaggagaggaaatcgCTTCAAACACCGCAGCGTCCGCCTGGGACGGGACAAACCTGccagacacacaaatatttatattatatatatattataatatacacacacatacactaaaaTACCTTATATAACCTGAACAGCTCAGCGTGGCCTGGGACAGGACGatcctaaccccccccccccccccatgatgCTGTCCAGTCAGATCTGAACCTTCTACTCATGTGAAGTCATTTTCCTGCAGAGAAGAACTTTCCTCTTTAACAGAAAGAAATCTGTTACATGTCTCTATGACTGACATGTCAACATGGAGCTAGCATCATGTAGCATCATGGAGCATCATGGAGCTTCATGGAGCATCATGGAGCATCATGGAGCATCATGGAGCTTCATGGAGCATCATGGAGCATCATGGAGCTTCATGGAGCATCATGGAGCATCATGGAGCTTCATGGAGCATCATGGAGCATCATGGAGCTCCATGGAGCTTCATGGAGCTTGTTAAGGAAAGTTGGCTTCATGCTTCTGATTCTTCAGACTAACAGACTTTACTCAGCTAGCTTTACTTTAGCTTAGCATTCTGCAGCTGCATCACAAAccactgcagcttcacttcagtttcagtgtttctcctcaATCCGGAGACATGTGGAGAGGATTAGCTTCTTTAAATGATGTTAGCTAGCGTTATGCTAACGCTGCTAGCGTCTtcaagtagcagcagtagctaGCGTTATGCTAACGCTGCTAGCGTCTtcaagtagcagcagtagctaGCGTTATGCTAACGCTGCTAGCGTCTtcaagtagcagcagtagctaGCGTTATGCTAACGCTGCTAGCTTCTtcaagtagcagcagtagctaGCGTTATGCTAACGCTGCTAGCTTCTTCaagtagcagcagcaggtaACGCTGCTAGCCGTTAGCATAGCACGGAGCCAAGATGGCGCCGCCGTTCTCCGTTCCACTGCAGCCGGACCATGTGAAGCGTGTATAATCAGCAGCATAATAAGACGTTAATAACGCCGATATTCATGGTAATAAGCAGCCTCACCCCTCGATGTAGCTCCGCTCCGACAGAAAGTCGTTCAGCAGCTTCAGGCCGGACGGAGTCTTCAAGTCGCCGAAACCCATCGCGTCTGtcgggaaggaggggagaaggagagaaggagcgagggaaggagacaggaggctttTATAGGAGGAGGAGTGACTCCTCCTTTACTCTTCAcgactcctcctcttcttctctgttggtgcagcggcggaggaggaggaaacaccTGCTTCttctttatatttatattcagaAACACCTGCTTCttctttatatttatattcagaaacacctgcttcttcttcttcagtatATTTATATTCAGAAACCTCTGCgctcttcttctgctttttatttacagtttgCATTCTAACTCGAGTCATTCGAGTTAGATTAGAGTCAAAACgcttctttttcatttcatcaaacagtttctgctgctgcagcgttGACGATTTGTtgacatgttgttgtttttgactcCTTGCCAGTCTGGGTCTGAGTGTGGAGTACAGATGGATTTATGTTCACCTAATTTGTTCCTCTGTTTTACCTGTTGCTATAGGCAACACAGCTGCATCCAGACTGTTCCTGGACGGTCCTCCATGCTGAGAGACTGGAGCGAGGAGCTCACCTGGTCCTGCTGGTGAAGGTTCCCTCTCCTGGCGGACAGCTGCACCTGTGGAGGCGGAGCTTCACCAACTCACAGCTGGAGACAGGAAACCATAATCTATACAGCTGGATGCAGACGGTCTGTCGTCTGTCAGTAACTGTGATGCTAAGAATAACCTgctggaaaataaagcattacatcAATTTTCCTTCAGTTCATTGCTTTGTATTATTCATCTAGTTGTATAATCTATGACCTTTGCTGTTCAGGGTCAGAGTTCACATCCGGTTTTCTAAAGTCTTCACACTGGACGAGTCTCAGATTACAGTACTGTGGCAGATCTGATCAGCAGGACAAACAGATTATAAATCAACAGCTTTAAAACATCAGAGCTGTGGCCATGATCACATCAACTGGTGCTGATGGAACTGTGTCAGACTTCATAAGACAACTCACGGGAACATGTGAAGTGGACTCTGTGTTGTGGtctgatctgttctgatctgatctggcaGGCTTGGTGTTTGGGTTCCTGCTCTGTCACCTCTGGACCGGCTGGTAAAACATCGAGAGCAGCAGAACCTGGGACCGGCAGGCCGCTGCTGTTGGTTCTTCCGGGACCGTGCGGTGAGGGGATCCGGATGAGACTCGGAACCCGACTCGGTACTCGATGTAGATGTGTCGTCTGGATGGTCGCCTCTCATCCAAAACATCACTAGACACTGTTGAAGGTCCTGGTCTTGGTTCCAGTCCTGTCTGAACAGGTCCACAGTATTTAGACTCAGACTGAACAAGAACAACAGAAACATCAAACAGTGAAATACAAACCGCTTCAACTGTGTGAAATCACTGTTGACAGGGAAGGTGCGacaggctgtctgtctgctggctgtctcactctctgatGGCGTTggtgtctgtctcactctctgatGGCGTTGGTGTCTGCtggctgtctcactctctggtggtgttggtgtctgtctcactctctggtggtgttggtgtctgtctgctggctgtctcactctctggtggtgttggtgtctgtctcactctctggtgagacacattttcacttcagcattttagaaaataattaaaatagtCCCCGCATGGCTGGAAATGACTTTTGACCTTTCATAAAAAACTTATTTTAAATAATTAGTTCAAAAATCCAACGCAATACATGTATTTACATCCATGTCTGTTCCCACATGACATATGAACACATTTTACTGTCATTTTAGAGAAATTCAAACTTAAATTCAGCCGTAAACTCAATTTGCGTATTTGCCACACACAACAGACCTGCTGTAACAGCCTGTCCAccacagtgacatcatcagcctgaagtgacatcatcagcctgaagtgacatcatcagccTGAAGTGATGTCACTGCAGCATTGTAGAGATATGAACTCAGTTCGCTGGCACAACAGTCAAAACACATCTGCCAATCTGTATCTTCAAGACAGTcgacttcaacttcaactttattATTATCCAGAGGGAAATTTGGGCAGCGGGCATCGAAACACATCGggttacataaaaacataaaaacatcgACAACAAGCATCAGAAATACAGAACACAGAAATTCCCGGAATAAACCAACAGCTCAAGTAAAAACGAAGACACTCCTACCACACAATACCAGATCCGATATTATGCACTGCAAGTGAAGTgcaaaataaagtacaaaatCAAATCGAGTAAAGTGCTGTGCAGTGGCCATACGTAaaagataataaataatatgaaataatatAAGGGTGTGCAAGTctaaagttaaaagttaaagaCAGTCTTTGAGTCTCAGCGTTCATCCCACACCTGAATGTCTTTAAAAACAAGTTTCTCGCGTTTTCCTTTTGCTTTGCATCCTGGGAGCAGATCAGTAAGGTTGTGGTCCGGCTCGCCGCCAAAACACTGAGCGGGAATCCGAGCGTCTCGTCAGTCAGTCGACATGTCTGAAGAGTGGGAAGGTGGCGGGAGTTGTTAAAGTCACCGAGGTGAAACGCTGCCAATCAGGTGAGACTGCAGTATTGATCGGCCTTCATGTTTCGGTACGGGAACGTAATGTTAGCATGATGATCTTAAGCACAGGATGTAACATTATATACAAGCAAGCTGCCGGATGTGTGTTCTGTGCTGCTATCTGCTGTAGGTGAGCACTCTCAGCaatatgttttatatttaaAGGTTCAAGTCCTGCTGTACCTCACTTAAAGGTTCAAGTCCTGCTGTACCTCACTTAAAGGTTCAAGTCCTGCTGTACCTCACTTAAAGGTTCAAGTCCTGCTGTACCTCACTTAAAGGTTCAAGTCCTGCTGTACCTCACTTAAAGGTTCAAGTCCTGCTGTACCTCACTTAAAGGTTCAAGTCCTGCTGTACCTCACTTAAAGGTTCAAGTCCTGCTGTACCTCACTTAAAGGTTCAAGTCCTGCTGTACCTCACTTAGAGGTTCAAGTCCTGCTGTACCTCACTTAAAGGTTCAAGTCCTGCTGTACCTCACTTAGAGGTTCAAGTCCTGCTGTACCACatcgtacagtaatgtgggaataAGAATGACCCGCTTCAGATTGTGGTTCACAGTATATCGGCCTCGCGGTGCATGTGAGGCTGAGCATCTTATAattaataaatatttaataacaCACGACACATGGGTTTTCTCCACTGTGACCCCCGGGGAGCTCCAtgagaaaaaacacataaattaaactttgattttttcccctcagacTGTTTGGTCCGACACGAAGCAacatgtgtttttatgtaataTGTAACTATTGTAGTATGTATGTTCTCTTAACACAGAGAACTACATAGACCATAATGCATATGTACCTTTGTATCAGttgttttactcatttaaatgcaataaaggaaaaagtGATTTTACTGCCACAGAACAGGAAAGAGCGAGAcgcatttttccttttttctgctttatatttatatttagaaacctctctgctcttcttctgcCGCCATgtggtgaagaggaggaaacaCAGACCAGCCTCTGCAGTGAAGCTGCTGcttattaaaatattaaaataaagttattttattttagttcttcttctgctttatATTTATGGTTAAAGTAAAGAAATCTCTCCGCTCTGTAAACCTGCATTTTgcgcaggtttacaggttattaatgagttattaatggaaagttcctgtctccctgaattttacattaaattagaaagtaaggagtcaaacattaaggggagtttaaggaggttttgatggggtctcctccattaataactcccttaactcattttaaggggattttgggttgaattaatgtaaattaatgaaaatgtatggtTATTCTAAAGGATTCCTGGTTCGTTTTATTgggtttatcattattattgtcgTTCTTCATCAGAAACACCTGGGAGACGAAACATTCAGGTGTTTTATCTCATGATGGttagaacaaaagtaagaagaATTAAAGAACAGTTTTGTGAACGAGGCTCAAGGTGTTCTGGCTCTTTACTGacactttctacttttcctccacgacatgtcagagggaaatcttgttctttttcctccactgcaTCTATCTGCTGGCTGAGTTACTAGTTattttgcagaataaggtttttacacacaaaacatacaatgagctcataaaatatgttgcattgttagagttgaaactccaacagtatctggagcagttagacgacaacattaaaatacttctgacaggttcatgcttcaataattcaACACTCTggaagaatgaggacttttatacggagcccgggagtggccatcgggagaaaaataatttgtcgtggccacgatttactgCAACGTGCACACGAGCTCTCGTTTTCTGTTTCGTGCGCAcaagatacaattcgttccctcgaattgccaaaacgtgccctcgaaatagtgatatcgtgctctcgatatataatacatgtGCTCTTCACaagcttataaagagtcagtgcacatattgatgattgtttaaatgtggcgctgtcctgggtgtgttgcagcacctgattgtgtttacatggcctgaaggttaagtggTTAAATACgttgcaatatttgggggatatgcctattcagtaaacagacaatggatattaacataccaaatccttactaggcctatctgcaatacctaaaaggtaccttttaagttgcatttttttctaaactgcacagtttaacgaaatcgagggaacaaattgtatctcgtgcgcacgaatgGACTAAAACGTgccacgttacagtaaatcatgGACTCAATATAACgtttttctctcccaatggcCACTCCTGGGTTCCGTACTTTTACTTTGACACTGCAGCacattttactgctgatacttCACTGCTACTTCAACACCACTGCTGCTGTcctttagcattagcattagcattagctgtGTGAACTGAAGCAGAGagtcagagaagcagaaaggGAGGAAACTGCCCCAGAAAAATGCAGTCAGACCTGTTATGGAGTCGCATGtctgatctgattggctggagccGTGGCAACGCCCTCCTATTGGCCGAGAGTCTGAGTGAACACACCTGAGTTCTGATATCACCAGGTGTGTTTTCAGTACAGACAATCTGAAGACGGCAACCTCTGGTATCActactacctgtctgtctgtctgtctgtctgcctctctctctctctgtctctctgtctctctctgtctctctctctctgtctctctgtctctctctctctctctctctctctctctctccctgacaccAGTGAAAGTTGTTCAGCTCTTAAACTGAATGAACAGActgatctgattggctggactGACTCTTCTataggggaggagaagaagaagaggaggtgaagaagctTTGGATACAAACCTTTTCCATcttaaaggaaaagaaaaagaagaacaaCAGGAGTGATGGGTCAGAGTCTGCCCAGAAGCTccacccatcctcctcctcaggtaACCTAACTCTAACAAACCCTAATTAACACACATTGACCCTAACTAACTTTAACTGACTCTGGctctaactgtaactaactctgactgtaactaactctaactgtaactaactgactgtaactgactgtaactaactctgactgtaactaactctgactgtaactaactctaactgtaactaactgactgtaactaactctgactgtaactaactctgactgtaactaactctgactgtaactaactgactgtaactaactctgactgtaactaactctgactgtaactaactctaactgtaactaactctgactgtaactaactgactgtaactaactctaactgtaactaactgactgtaactaactctgactgtaactaactctgactgtaactaactctaactgtaactaactctaactgtaactaactgactgtaactaactgactgtaactaactctgactgtaactaactctgaCTGTAACTAGCTcaaactgtaactaactgactgtaactaactgactgtaactaactctgactgtaactaactctgaCTGTAACTAGCTcaaactgtaactaactgactgtaactgactgtaactaactctgactgtaactaactctgactgtaactaactctaactgtaactaactgactgtaactaactctgactataactaactctgactgtaactaactctaactgtaactaactctgactgtaactaactctaactgtaactaactgactgtaactaactctaactgtaactaactgactgtaactaactctgactgtaactaactctgaCTGTAACTAGCTcaaactgtaactaactgactgtaactaactctgactgtaactagctctaactgtaactaactgactgtaactaactctgactgtaactaactctgaCTGTAACTAGCTCTAACTAACTCTGACTGCAACTAGctctaactgtaactaactgactgtaactaactctgactgtaactaactctgactgtaactagctctaactgtaactaactctgactgtaactaactgactgtaactaactgactgtaactaactgactgtaactagcTGACTGcaactaactaactgtaactaGCTGACTGcaactaactgactgtaactaactgactgtaactaactgactgcaACTAGCTGACTGcaactaactgactgtaactaactgactgtaactaactgactgtaactaactctgactgtaactaactgactgtaaataactgactgtaactagctgactgtaactaactgactgtaattaactgactgtaactaactgactgtaactaactctgactgcaactaactaactgtaactaactaactgtaactaattgactgtaactaactgactgtaactaaccCTGACAGTAACTAActctaactgtaactaactgactgtaactaactctgactgtaactaactctgactgtaactaactgactgtaactaactaactgtaactaactctgactgtaactaactctaactgtaactgactgtaactaactgactgtaactaactctaactgtaactaactgactgtaactagctctaactgtaactaactctgactgtaactaactgactgtaactaactgactgcaactaactaactgtaactaactgactgtaactaactgactgtaactgactgcaactaactgactgtaactaactgactgtaactagctctaactgtaactaacactgactgtaactaactgactgtaactaactgactatcTCACTGACTGTAACTAGctctaactgtaactaactgactgtaactaactgactttaactaactgactgtaactaactgactgtaactagctctaactgtaactaactgactgtaactaactgactgtaactcgctctaactgtaactaactctgactgtaactaactgactgtaactaactgactgtaactaactgactgtaactaactctgactgtaactaactgactgtaactagctctaactgtaactaactgactgtaactacTGACTGTAACTAGctctaactgtaactaactgactgtaactaactctgactgtaactaactgactgtaactagctctaactgtaactaactctgactgtaactaactgactgtaactaactctgactgtaactaactgactgtaactagcTCTAACtgtaactgactgtaactaactgactgtaactaactctgactgtaactaactgactgtaactagctctaactgtaactaactgactgtaactaactgactgtaactaactctgactgtaactaactgactgtaactcgctctaactgtaactaactgactgtaactagctctaactgtaactaactgactgtaactaactgactgtaactaactctgactgtaactaactgactgtaactagctctaactgtaactaactgactgtaactaactctgactgtaactaactgactgtaactagctctaactgtaactaactgactgtaactaactgactgtaactaactctgactgtaactaactgactgtaactagctctaactgtaactaactgactgtaactaactctgactgtaactaactgactgtaactagcTCTAattgtaactaactgactgtaactaactctgactgtaactaactgactgtaactagctctaactgtaactaactgactgtaactaactctgactgtaactaactgactgtaactaactgactgtaactagctctaactgtaactaactgactgtaactaactgactgtaactaactctgattgtaactaactgactgtaactaactgactgtaactaactctgactgtaactaactgactgtaactagctctaactgtaactaactgactgtaactaactgactgtaactaacttaacgtaactgtaactaactctgactgtaactaactgtaactaactgactgtaactagctctaactgtaactaactgactgtaactaactgactgtaactaacttaacgtaactgtaactaactctgactgtaactaactgtaactaactctaactgtaactaactgtaactaactgtaactaacttaacctaactgtaactgtaactaactctgactgtaactaactgtaactaactctaactgtaactaactgtaactaactgtaactaacttaacctaactgtaactgtaactaactctgactgtaactaactgtaactaactctaactgtaactaactgtaactaactgtaactaacttaacctaactgtaactgtaactaactctgaCTGTAACTAATTTGAACTAGCTTGAACTAACTGTAACTAGCCCTAAATAACCCATCCATCTCCTCAGATAAACAACTTTAACATCCatctgacaggtgtgtgtgtgtgtgtgtgtgtgtgtgtgtgtgtgtgtgtgtgtgtgtgtgtgtgtgtatgtatgtgtgtgtgtgtgtgtggttcttcTGTCCAGGTGATCCTAATGGGTTTGGACTCAGCTGGAAAATCGACTCTGCTGGCCAGACTGCTGACAGGAGAGGTGAGACCAGAAACTCCTCCTGACACTTCCTAACTCCTCCTGACACTTCCTAactcctcctgactcctcctgactcctcctgactcctcccgACTCCTCCTGACACTTCCTAACTCCTCCTGACACTTCCTAactcctcctgactcctcctgactcctcctgactcctcccgACTCCTCCTGACACTTCCTAACTCCTCCTGACACTTCCTAactcctcctgactcctcctaactcctcctgactcctcccgACTCCTCCTGACACTTACTAACTCCTCCTGACACTTCCTAACTCCTCCTGACACTTCCTAACTCCTCCTGACACTTCCTAactcctcctgactcctcccgACTCCTCCTGACACTTCCTAACTCCTCCTGACACTTCCTAactcctcctgactcctcctaactcctcctgactcctcccgACTCCTCCTGACACTTACTAACTCCTCCTGACACTTCCTAactcctcctgactcctcctaactcctcctgactcctcccgACTCCTCCTGACACTTCCTAACTCCTCCTGACACTTCCTAactcctcctgactcctcctaactcctcctgactcctcccgACTCCTCCTGACACTTTCTAACCCCTCCTGACACTTCCTAactcctcctgactcctcctaACTACTCCTGACTCCTCCCGACTCCTCCTGACACTTCCTAACTCCTCCTGACACTTCCTAactcctcctgactcctcctgactcctcctgactcctcccgACTCCTCCTGACACTTCCTAACTCCTCCTGACACTTCCTAactcctcctgactcctcccgactcctcctgactcctcctaactcctcctgactcctcccgACTCCTCCTGACACTTCCTAACTCCTCCTGACACTTCCTAactcctcc
The window above is part of the Centroberyx gerrardi isolate f3 chromosome 21, fCenGer3.hap1.cur.20231027, whole genome shotgun sequence genome. Proteins encoded here:
- the eef1b2 gene encoding elongation factor 1-beta, which encodes MGFGDLKTPSGLKLLNDFLSERSYIEGFVPSQADAAVFEAISSPPPAELCHALRWFNHIKTYQRGSLPGVKKPLGQYGPVGVADSTSNSAPSAVSKDDDDDDIDLFGSDEEESAEAARIKEERLAEYNAKKAKKPALIAKSSILLDVKPWDDETDMVKLEECVRSIQMDGLLWGQSKLVPVGYGIKKLQIGCVVEDDKVGTDMLEEQITAFEDYVQSMDVAAFNKI